A single window of Methanoculleus oceani DNA harbors:
- a CDS encoding 2-amino-3,7-dideoxy-D-threo-hept-6-ulosonate synthase, translating to MRGKEIRLERIMDRNTGKTIIVPLDHGVTLGPIPGLVDVGRTIDLVAEGGANAVIGHVGLALHGHRGHGRDVGLIMHLSASTSIGPDPNDKVLVNTVTNALKMGADGVSVHINVGADSEARMLEDLGRVAVACMDWGMPLLAMMYPRGRKVSDEHDLESVKLSARVAAELGADIVKTVYTGDADSFREVTGGCPVPVVVAGGSKTDDRAILDLVEGSMEGGAAGISIGRNAFQHSAPERLIRAAALIIHEGRSAEEAMEILRT from the coding sequence ATGAGAGGAAAAGAGATTCGTCTGGAACGTATCATGGATCGGAACACCGGCAAGACCATCATCGTGCCGCTCGACCACGGGGTGACGCTCGGCCCCATCCCGGGGCTGGTCGACGTGGGTAGAACCATCGACCTCGTCGCCGAGGGGGGAGCGAACGCGGTGATCGGCCACGTGGGGCTTGCGCTGCACGGCCATAGGGGGCACGGGCGGGATGTCGGCCTGATCATGCATCTCTCAGCGAGCACCAGCATCGGCCCGGATCCGAACGACAAGGTGCTCGTGAACACCGTCACGAACGCCCTCAAGATGGGCGCCGACGGCGTCTCAGTGCACATCAACGTCGGGGCCGACTCCGAGGCAAGGATGCTCGAGGACCTGGGCAGGGTCGCGGTCGCGTGCATGGACTGGGGGATGCCGCTCCTCGCGATGATGTACCCGAGGGGCAGGAAGGTCAGCGACGAGCACGACCTCGAGAGCGTCAAACTCTCCGCACGGGTGGCGGCGGAGCTCGGCGCCGATATCGTCAAGACCGTCTACACCGGGGACGCGGACTCGTTTCGGGAGGTGACGGGGGGCTGCCCGGTGCCGGTCGTGGTCGCGGGAGGCTCGAAGACCGACGACCGGGCGATCCTCGACCTGGTGGAGGGCTCGATGGAGGGGGGTGCCGCCGGCATATCGATCGGGAGGAACGCTTTCCAGCATTCGGCGCCCGAACGCCTGATCCGTGCCGCTGCGCTGATCATTCATGAAGGGCGGTCTGCAGAGGAAGCGATGGAGATTTTGAGGACGTGA
- a CDS encoding 2-amino-3,7-dideoxy-D-threo-hept-6-ulosonate synthase, giving the protein MIGKEIRLERIMDRNTGRAVIIPMDHGFTMGQIEGLCNMTETVNAVSEGGANAIVLHKGMVKGGHRKRGRDIGLIVHLSASTSLNPDPNDKVLVCTVEEAVALGADAVSIHINLGAPNESRMIESAGEVVRDCNRWGIPLLIMIYPRGKGIDPTSPQAIGHCVRVAEELGADLIKTNYTGDPETFARITAACSVPVMIAGGEKGGDIETLATIREAIGAGAAGVCMGRNAFQRDDPARFIGSICRVVHEGADPAEALEKER; this is encoded by the coding sequence ATGATAGGAAAAGAGATCCGCCTGGAGCGGATAATGGACCGGAACACCGGCCGCGCCGTGATCATTCCCATGGATCACGGGTTTACGATGGGCCAGATCGAGGGGCTCTGCAACATGACCGAGACCGTCAACGCGGTGAGCGAGGGCGGGGCGAACGCCATCGTGCTCCACAAGGGCATGGTGAAAGGAGGACACCGGAAGCGCGGAAGGGATATCGGCCTCATCGTACACCTCTCCGCAAGCACCTCCTTGAACCCGGACCCGAACGACAAGGTGCTCGTCTGCACCGTGGAGGAGGCGGTCGCGCTCGGCGCCGATGCCGTCTCGATCCACATCAACCTCGGCGCGCCCAACGAATCGAGGATGATCGAGTCGGCGGGTGAGGTGGTACGGGACTGCAACCGCTGGGGAATACCGCTCCTGATCATGATCTACCCCCGCGGCAAGGGGATCGACCCCACCTCGCCGCAGGCGATCGGGCACTGCGTCCGGGTCGCCGAAGAACTCGGGGCCGACCTGATCAAGACGAACTACACCGGGGATCCGGAGACGTTTGCCCGGATCACCGCTGCCTGCTCGGTGCCGGTGATGATCGCCGGCGGCGAGAAGGGAGGGGACATCGAGACGCTCGCGACCATCCGGGAGGCCATCGGGGCGGGCGCGGCGGGCGTCTGCATGGGCAGGAACGCCTTCCAGCGCGATGACCCCGCCCGGTTCATAGGTTCGATCTGCCGGGTGGTTCACGAGGGAGCAGACCCGGCCGAGGCACTGGAGAAGGAGCGATGA
- the aroE gene encoding shikimate dehydrogenase translates to MKVVLIGFRGTGKTSVGRILAKRLQVPFHDTDALVERRAGMPIPEIFGQHGEAHFRALEREAVASLRTAEGVIGTGGGVVCDPANVADLRWHGTVFLLSAAPDLIHERISGSDRPGLTGLPPAEEVRTLLARRKEAYLGAADACIDTGTRTPREVADAILRQIDGETGISPGDRRERDDLLGKFGLETVREMVERDPGLLVCGIAGNPCAHSKSPLLYNRLFAHFGLHYHYTRFEWPDAETIVRLATLLPLKGLSVTIPFKADVIRHLDEVDDHAAAIGATNTVVRCGGRMYGHNTDWLGVRAPLVHRQGARAVVLGAGGAAAAAVYALVSLDMDVTVLSRKPDAAQRLAERFGCRWGGLEEFKGADADVVVHATPVGMEPDTRSLLAPCDLERKTTVFDLVYTPPETPLIRAAREAGCETIPGTEMFVHQAAEQFRLITGIAVPPALVREMLA, encoded by the coding sequence GTGAAGGTCGTCCTTATCGGCTTTAGGGGGACCGGGAAAACCTCGGTCGGGCGCATCCTCGCAAAACGGCTGCAGGTGCCGTTTCATGATACCGATGCGCTGGTCGAACGCCGGGCGGGGATGCCGATCCCGGAGATCTTCGGCCAGCACGGGGAGGCGCACTTCCGGGCCCTCGAACGGGAGGCGGTCGCGTCGCTCCGGACGGCTGAGGGCGTGATCGGTACCGGCGGCGGGGTCGTTTGCGACCCGGCAAACGTCGCGGACCTCCGGTGGCACGGCACGGTCTTTCTCCTCTCGGCCGCGCCCGATCTCATCCACGAGCGGATCTCCGGGAGCGACCGTCCTGGGCTGACCGGTCTGCCCCCCGCAGAGGAGGTGCGCACACTCCTTGCCCGGAGGAAGGAGGCCTACCTGGGCGCGGCCGATGCCTGCATCGATACCGGCACCCGCACGCCCCGCGAGGTTGCGGACGCGATCCTCCGGCAGATCGACGGAGAGACGGGTATCTCTCCCGGCGACCGGCGCGAACGCGACGATCTCCTCGGGAAGTTCGGGCTCGAGACCGTTCGTGAGATGGTCGAGCGCGATCCCGGTCTTCTGGTATGCGGCATCGCCGGCAACCCGTGTGCCCATAGCAAGAGCCCGCTCCTCTACAACCGGCTGTTTGCGCACTTTGGGCTGCACTACCATTACACCCGCTTCGAGTGGCCGGATGCGGAGACGATCGTCCGCCTCGCGACCCTCCTCCCCTTAAAAGGGCTCTCGGTCACCATCCCGTTCAAGGCCGACGTGATACGCCACCTCGACGAAGTGGACGACCACGCTGCAGCGATCGGGGCGACAAACACCGTCGTCCGGTGCGGCGGAAGGATGTACGGCCATAACACCGACTGGCTGGGGGTCCGGGCCCCGCTCGTCCACCGGCAGGGCGCCCGGGCGGTGGTCCTCGGCGCCGGGGGTGCGGCGGCTGCGGCGGTCTACGCCCTCGTATCGCTCGATATGGACGTGACGGTGCTCTCCAGGAAGCCGGATGCGGCGCAGAGGCTTGCAGAGCGGTTCGGATGCCGGTGGGGAGGACTGGAAGAGTTCAAGGGGGCCGACGCCGATGTAGTGGTACACGCAACCCCGGTCGGGATGGAGCCCGACACCCGGAGCCTGCTCGCCCCATGCGACCTCGAGCGGAAGACGACCGTATTCGACCTCGTCTACACGCCGCCGGAGACGCCCCTCATCAGGGCCGCGAGAGAGGCCGGGTGCGAGACGATACCCGGCACGGAGATGTTCGTCCACCAGGCGGCGGAGCAGTTCCGGCTGATAACCGGGATAGCGGTCCCGCCCGCGCTGGTTCGGGAGATGCTGGCATGA
- a CDS encoding proteasome-activating nucleotidase, with protein sequence MGDIARQAPEKDTGEDIYQYLLERITNLENRNLELREQFRQMESEKRYVETQKIRYERELRKLKSEIEQLRSPPLVIGTVTDVIDNSRVIVRSSAGPRFLVRTSQLIDPDLLKPGVRCTLNQQSLAIVDVLPTSYDAQIYGMELVESPDETYERIGGLEPQIEEVREAVELPLTKPQLFEKVGISPPKGVLLHGPPGTGKTLLARAVAHQTNAHFLRVVGSELVQKYIGEGARLVRELFDLAKQKSPSIIFIDEIDAIGAHRNDSTTSGDREVQRTLMQLLAEMDGFDNRGDVKIIAATNRIDILDRALLRPGRFDRMIEIPLPDHQGRLAILKIHTLHMNLGEDVNLSEVSRLTEGKNGADLRAICMEAGMFAIRMERDMINSDDFMKAIDKLSVDFDRHHFHTTFGEMFA encoded by the coding sequence ATGGGAGATATCGCTCGGCAGGCACCAGAGAAGGATACCGGTGAAGACATCTACCAGTATCTCCTGGAACGGATTACGAACCTCGAAAACCGAAACCTGGAGCTACGCGAACAATTTCGCCAGATGGAGTCCGAGAAACGATACGTTGAAACCCAGAAGATCCGCTACGAGCGCGAACTGCGAAAACTGAAGAGCGAGATCGAACAACTCCGAAGCCCTCCTCTCGTGATCGGGACAGTTACCGACGTTATCGATAACAGCCGGGTGATTGTGCGAAGCAGTGCAGGACCGCGATTTCTGGTCCGTACGTCCCAGTTAATCGACCCCGATCTCCTCAAGCCGGGGGTACGGTGTACGCTCAACCAGCAGTCTCTCGCGATCGTGGATGTGCTCCCCACAAGCTACGACGCGCAGATCTACGGCATGGAACTGGTCGAGTCACCGGACGAGACCTACGAGAGGATCGGCGGCCTTGAACCCCAGATCGAGGAGGTCCGGGAAGCAGTCGAGCTTCCCCTGACGAAACCGCAACTCTTCGAGAAGGTCGGCATCTCCCCCCCGAAGGGCGTGCTGCTCCACGGGCCGCCCGGCACGGGGAAGACGCTTCTCGCACGCGCGGTAGCCCACCAGACGAACGCGCACTTCCTCCGCGTGGTCGGCTCGGAGCTGGTGCAGAAGTACATCGGTGAGGGGGCCCGCCTGGTCCGGGAACTCTTCGACCTCGCGAAACAGAAGTCGCCGTCGATCATCTTCATTGACGAGATCGATGCGATCGGCGCGCACCGGAACGACTCGACGACGTCCGGGGACCGTGAAGTCCAGCGGACGCTGATGCAGCTCCTGGCGGAGATGGACGGCTTTGACAACCGCGGGGACGTCAAGATCATCGCGGCGACGAACCGGATCGATATCCTCGACCGTGCCCTCCTCCGTCCGGGCCGGTTCGACCGGATGATCGAGATCCCGCTCCCCGACCACCAGGGGAGGCTTGCCATCTTGAAGATCCACACCCTGCACATGAACCTCGGCGAGGACGTCAACCTCTCGGAGGTCTCCCGGCTCACCGAGGGGAAGAACGGCGCCGACCTCCGGGCGATATGCATGGAAGCAGGCATGTTCGCCATCAGGATGGAGCGCGATATGATCAACAGCGACGATTTCATGAAGGCGATCGACAAACTCTCGGTGGACTTCGACCGCCACCACTTCCACACCACCTTCGGCGAGATGTTCGCCTGA
- the aroA gene encoding 3-phosphoshikimate 1-carboxyvinyltransferase, translated as MIVRVSRIGPVDATFPAPPSKSYTHRALIAGALASGRSRIAGPLRAADTELTARGLESLGVPVEWLPEEIAVAGCGGTFPTPGEVAIDCGNSGTTLRLLTSAALLARHPVVLTGSQRMLERPVGPLADALRALGGDVAFTGRPGYPPIRVSGRLRGGRTQIDGSISSQFISSILMAAPYADEDVELALPATPASRSYLDVTADVMLGFGARVERRGYDWFRVKSGVPYRGRGYRVEGDYSSASYLFAVAAVCGGKVTVTGLNPASVQGDRRFLEALEAMGCRVTPGADAVTVERTGDLGGIEIDMSSSPDTVQTLAAVAATAGSPTTITGTAHLQYKESDRVGVTAETLRRMGAGVEVRDDSLTIAPAPLHGVAVDPHDDHRTAMAFAVLGLAVGGMAILEPGCVEKSFPGFWEALYREGLL; from the coding sequence ATGATCGTCAGGGTATCCCGGATCGGCCCGGTCGACGCGACGTTTCCGGCTCCGCCCTCCAAGAGTTACACCCACCGGGCGCTGATCGCAGGAGCGCTCGCCTCGGGAAGATCGCGCATCGCGGGGCCGCTCCGGGCGGCCGATACGGAACTGACCGCCCGGGGGCTCGAGAGCCTCGGGGTGCCGGTTGAGTGGCTGCCGGAGGAGATCGCCGTCGCCGGGTGCGGCGGCACCTTCCCCACACCGGGAGAGGTCGCCATCGACTGCGGGAACTCCGGGACGACGCTGCGGCTCCTCACCTCGGCGGCGCTCCTCGCCCGGCACCCGGTGGTGCTGACGGGGAGTCAGAGGATGCTCGAGCGGCCGGTCGGCCCCCTTGCCGATGCCCTCCGGGCCCTCGGCGGCGACGTCGCGTTCACCGGCCGGCCCGGCTACCCGCCCATCCGGGTCTCCGGCAGGCTCCGGGGAGGGAGGACGCAGATCGACGGGAGCATCAGCAGCCAGTTCATATCGTCCATCCTGATGGCGGCGCCGTACGCGGACGAGGACGTGGAACTCGCGCTCCCGGCGACCCCCGCCTCCCGGTCCTACCTCGACGTGACCGCGGACGTGATGCTCGGGTTCGGCGCCCGGGTCGAGAGACGCGGCTACGACTGGTTCCGGGTGAAGAGCGGCGTACCCTACCGGGGGAGGGGCTACCGGGTCGAGGGCGATTACTCCTCGGCGTCATACCTCTTCGCGGTCGCGGCCGTCTGTGGCGGGAAGGTCACGGTCACCGGCTTGAACCCGGCGTCGGTCCAGGGCGACCGGCGGTTCCTCGAAGCCCTCGAGGCGATGGGATGCCGGGTGACCCCTGGCGCAGATGCGGTGACGGTGGAGCGGACGGGCGACCTCGGGGGTATCGAGATCGATATGTCCTCGTCCCCCGATACCGTCCAGACGCTCGCGGCGGTGGCGGCGACGGCAGGGTCGCCGACGACGATCACCGGCACGGCGCACCTGCAGTACAAGGAGAGCGACCGCGTCGGGGTGACGGCGGAGACCCTCCGGAGGATGGGTGCGGGTGTCGAGGTCAGGGACGATTCCCTCACGATCGCGCCCGCTCCCCTCCACGGCGTTGCCGTCGACCCGCACGACGACCACCGGACGGCGATGGCGTTTGCCGTCCTCGGGCTCGCGGTCGGGGGCATGGCGATTCTTGAACCCGGGTGTGTGGAGAAGTCTTTCCCCGGGTTCTGGGAGGCGCTCTACAGGGAGGGACTGCTGTGA
- a CDS encoding prephenate dehydratase, which translates to MTVATLGPAGTFSHELAAHLYGADIELLPTIRSIIERVAAGTAKGLVPIENSEAGGVGETLQGLMEFDVSITGEAYMPIRHHLAARGEPGRLSVIYAHPQTHEQCSVLLDSLGVEVVHTSSNAASAMAMQRDEHAGAVVSETAARIYGLPVAVRDVQNSGDNTTRFVEISAAPRGIAGCTKCSLLVDPQIDRIGLLADILAVFARRGINLTRIESRPSRRGIGKYLFFIDMVISDGWREAKEELKTMTAVRELGCYARMEVPGI; encoded by the coding sequence ATGACCGTCGCAACACTCGGGCCGGCCGGGACGTTCAGCCACGAACTCGCCGCTCACCTCTACGGAGCCGATATCGAGCTCCTGCCGACCATCCGCAGCATCATCGAGCGTGTGGCAGCCGGCACAGCGAAAGGGCTCGTGCCGATCGAGAACTCTGAGGCCGGCGGCGTCGGGGAGACGCTCCAGGGGCTCATGGAGTTCGACGTCTCGATCACCGGAGAGGCCTACATGCCCATCCGGCACCACCTCGCGGCCCGGGGGGAGCCCGGACGCCTCTCGGTCATCTACGCACACCCGCAGACGCACGAGCAGTGTTCCGTCCTCCTCGACAGCCTCGGGGTGGAGGTCGTGCACACGAGCAGCAACGCCGCGAGCGCGATGGCGATGCAGAGAGACGAGCATGCCGGCGCAGTCGTCTCGGAGACAGCGGCGCGGATCTATGGTCTCCCGGTTGCCGTCCGGGACGTTCAGAACAGCGGGGATAACACCACCCGGTTCGTCGAGATATCCGCCGCCCCCCGCGGAATCGCAGGATGCACGAAGTGCAGCCTCCTCGTGGACCCTCAGATCGACCGGATAGGGCTCCTTGCCGATATCCTCGCGGTCTTCGCCCGGCGCGGGATCAACCTGACCCGGATCGAGTCGCGGCCGTCCCGCCGGGGTATCGGGAAGTACCTGTTCTTCATCGACATGGTGATCTCCGATGGGTGGCGGGAAGCGAAGGAGGAACTCAAAACCATGACCGCCGTCAGGGAACTCGGGTGCTACGCCCGCATGGAGGTGCCGGGGATATGA
- a CDS encoding multiprotein bridging factor aMBF1, giving the protein MQCELCGAPIVGPSKTIQIEGAELCVCVRCAKHGTEVQQPRRRGAPQQKPGVAAPQTRRRPRDVFDLMEGEIVDDYADRIRAAREEKEWSTLNLAQAIKEREILVKKIEKGDLIPEDDVRRKLEKALNIRLIDSAEDSTSAGGPGRVTMTVGDVISFKKARK; this is encoded by the coding sequence ATGCAGTGCGAACTATGCGGCGCTCCCATAGTGGGACCGTCGAAAACCATCCAGATCGAGGGCGCAGAACTCTGCGTCTGCGTTCGATGCGCAAAACACGGTACAGAAGTCCAGCAACCGCGAAGAAGAGGTGCCCCGCAGCAGAAACCGGGAGTTGCCGCCCCACAGACCCGCAGGAGGCCACGGGACGTTTTTGACCTGATGGAAGGGGAGATCGTCGACGATTATGCCGACCGGATCCGGGCCGCCCGCGAAGAGAAGGAGTGGTCTACGCTCAACCTCGCACAGGCGATCAAGGAACGTGAGATCCTGGTCAAGAAGATCGAGAAGGGAGACCTCATTCCCGAAGACGACGTCCGGCGAAAACTTGAGAAAGCACTCAATATCAGGCTGATCGACTCGGCCGAAGACAGCACCTCCGCAGGCGGGCCGGGACGGGTGACCATGACCGTCGGCGACGTCATATCGTTCAAGAAGGCCCGGAAATAA
- a CDS encoding GNAT family N-acetyltransferase — MQQSWIGGGLRFSYCTEHDLPDISRMLSKESVCRWLFFGPNTNEATRSYFLPLIEEVQAALWEGRTPDHHVFTVRLEDTKDFVGQCALFPVDFSPGSFLIGYQLDDIYWKRGYGTLACTFLVYFAFTVLDGYRLNGDTVAGNTASRRVMERCGFVLEGIQRQYWHARGGYYDRLIFGLLASDLTPERLSALGEAFTE; from the coding sequence ATGCAACAGAGCTGGATCGGCGGCGGTCTGAGGTTCTCCTACTGCACCGAGCACGACCTTCCGGATATATCCCGGATGCTCTCGAAGGAGTCGGTCTGCAGGTGGCTGTTTTTCGGACCGAACACGAATGAGGCCACGCGATCCTACTTTCTTCCCCTGATCGAGGAGGTGCAGGCCGCGCTCTGGGAAGGGAGAACGCCGGATCATCATGTGTTCACGGTAAGACTGGAGGATACCAAGGACTTCGTCGGGCAGTGCGCACTGTTTCCGGTCGATTTCAGCCCCGGATCGTTTCTGATCGGCTACCAGCTCGACGATATCTACTGGAAAAGAGGCTACGGCACCCTGGCCTGCACCTTTCTGGTCTACTTCGCGTTCACCGTGCTCGACGGTTACCGGCTGAACGGCGATACCGTCGCCGGCAATACGGCATCGCGGCGGGTGATGGAGAGATGCGGCTTTGTCCTCGAGGGTATCCAGAGGCAGTACTGGCATGCCAGGGGCGGATATTACGATCGCCTGATCTTCGGCCTCCTCGCGAGCGATCTAACCCCGGAGCGTCTTTCGGCACTGGGGGAGGCGTTCACGGAGTAG
- a CDS encoding prephenate dehydrogenase/arogenate dehydrogenase family protein — translation MLAGIIGGTGQMGRFFAGVFETAGWEVIVSGTKTSLTNPDVAEMADLVMVSVPIRATVGVIREVAPLLAEEQVFCDLTSLKVEPVRAMLSSRAEVIGLHPMFGPGAASLRGQTIVATPARCGKETLDGLLSVFRDQGAAITLSTPEDHDRMMAVIQGLTHFGTLAKAEAIRRTGADVAETLLFTSPVYRIEMGLVGRLLAQDAGLYGDMLQMNPAVPGVLAAFEEAVRTLREIVESGDDERFRAFFTENAGHYASYLAAATEETDDLIDHVVNR, via the coding sequence ATGCTTGCAGGCATCATCGGCGGCACGGGGCAGATGGGGCGGTTCTTTGCCGGAGTCTTCGAGACAGCCGGCTGGGAGGTGATCGTCTCCGGGACGAAGACATCCCTCACCAACCCCGACGTCGCGGAGATGGCGGACCTCGTCATGGTCTCGGTGCCGATCCGCGCCACCGTCGGGGTGATCCGGGAGGTCGCCCCGCTGCTCGCGGAGGAGCAGGTCTTCTGCGACCTGACCTCCCTCAAAGTCGAACCGGTCCGGGCGATGCTCTCCTCTCGCGCGGAGGTGATCGGGCTCCACCCGATGTTCGGTCCGGGCGCCGCATCACTCAGGGGCCAGACAATCGTCGCAACCCCGGCCCGGTGCGGCAAAGAGACCCTCGATGGTCTCCTCTCCGTCTTCCGCGACCAGGGGGCGGCGATCACTCTCTCGACACCGGAGGACCACGACCGGATGATGGCGGTGATCCAGGGGCTCACCCACTTCGGGACGCTTGCAAAAGCGGAGGCCATCCGCCGGACCGGTGCCGACGTCGCGGAGACCCTTCTCTTCACCAGCCCCGTCTACCGTATCGAGATGGGACTTGTCGGACGGCTCCTCGCCCAGGACGCGGGGCTCTACGGCGATATGCTGCAGATGAACCCGGCGGTCCCCGGGGTGCTCGCGGCGTTCGAGGAGGCGGTCCGGACGCTCCGGGAGATCGTGGAGTCCGGGGACGACGAGCGGTTCCGGGCATTCTTTACGGAGAACGCCGGCCACTACGCCTCGTACCTCGCGGCCGCGACTGAAGAGACGGACGACCTCATCGACCACGTGGTGAACCGATGA
- a CDS encoding DUF5804 family protein: MNVLLIQPEGVDLYATLLKSDTSRGALRFYQPDRLEYGIRIRTASLGSALALASELRWYIQRYVEEVLFEPGEGIFCSSGLARQIYERDVMPASPWRYRCLYRISGDHMVDTIWMDEGTTPEAYADRIEPGDTMLEVWCTREEYPAG, encoded by the coding sequence ATGAACGTCCTCCTCATTCAGCCGGAGGGGGTTGACCTTTATGCCACCCTGCTCAAATCCGATACCAGCAGGGGAGCCCTTCGTTTTTACCAGCCGGATCGGCTGGAGTACGGTATACGCATCCGGACGGCGTCGCTCGGGAGTGCGCTTGCACTCGCTTCCGAACTCCGGTGGTATATCCAGCGATATGTCGAGGAGGTCCTCTTCGAGCCCGGGGAGGGCATCTTCTGCTCTTCCGGCCTTGCCCGGCAGATCTACGAGCGAGACGTGATGCCCGCGTCCCCGTGGAGATACCGCTGCCTTTACCGGATCTCGGGGGACCACATGGTCGATACCATCTGGATGGATGAAGGTACGACGCCGGAGGCATATGCCGACCGGATCGAACCCGGCGATACGATGCTCGAGGTCTGGTGCACCAGGGAGGAGTATCCGGCCGGGTAG
- a CDS encoding 3-dehydroquinate synthase II, translating to MKQFWVDLRPWRKDLATTAIESGADALVTDDAERVRELGRVTTVAENGDLIPGKDVFEIEITDKATEEEALRLSRTASVIVRTRDWTVIPLENLVAQSNRIIAAVGSAEEAKVALTVLERGAAGVLLSTDDPAEIRRVAKAIAGAGASVPLVPFEVTRIAPVGMGDRVCVDTCSILADGEGMLVGNTSSAFLLVHPETLENPYVAPRPFRVNAGAVHAYILLPDGKTAYLSDLAVGDKVLVAEHTGPTHEAVVGRVKIERRPLLLVEAKAGDAKVSLVLQNAETIRLVREDGTPVSVAVLAVGDKVLGSVEEGGRHFGVAVKETILEK from the coding sequence ATGAAACAGTTCTGGGTCGATCTCAGGCCGTGGAGGAAAGACCTCGCGACAACCGCGATCGAGAGCGGTGCGGACGCCCTGGTGACGGACGACGCGGAGCGCGTACGGGAACTCGGGCGGGTGACGACGGTCGCGGAGAACGGCGACCTTATACCGGGAAAGGACGTCTTCGAGATCGAGATTACGGATAAAGCGACCGAGGAGGAGGCGCTCCGGCTATCCCGCACGGCCTCTGTCATCGTCCGGACACGGGACTGGACGGTCATCCCGCTCGAGAACCTCGTCGCGCAGTCGAACCGGATCATCGCCGCGGTCGGAAGTGCCGAAGAGGCAAAGGTCGCCCTGACCGTCCTCGAACGCGGAGCGGCGGGCGTCCTTCTTTCGACCGACGACCCGGCAGAGATCCGGCGGGTGGCGAAAGCAATCGCCGGCGCCGGCGCGTCCGTCCCCCTCGTCCCGTTCGAGGTGACCCGGATCGCCCCTGTCGGCATGGGGGACCGGGTCTGCGTGGACACCTGCTCCATCCTCGCCGACGGGGAGGGGATGCTCGTCGGCAACACCTCCTCGGCGTTCCTGCTGGTGCACCCCGAGACCCTGGAGAACCCCTACGTGGCGCCGCGCCCGTTCCGGGTGAACGCCGGGGCGGTGCACGCCTACATCCTCCTCCCCGACGGAAAGACCGCATACCTCTCCGACCTTGCGGTTGGCGATAAGGTGCTCGTCGCGGAGCACACGGGCCCGACGCACGAGGCGGTCGTCGGCAGGGTGAAGATCGAGCGCCGCCCGCTCCTCCTCGTCGAGGCAAAGGCCGGCGACGCAAAGGTGAGCCTGGTCCTCCAGAACGCCGAGACGATCCGGCTCGTCCGGGAGGACGGCACGCCCGTATCGGTCGCCGTCCTCGCGGTGGGCGATAAGGTGCTCGGCAGCGTTGAGGAGGGCGGGCGGCACTTCGGCGTCGCGGTCAAAGAGACGATCCTGGAGAAATGA